The following are encoded in a window of Lynx canadensis isolate LIC74 chromosome B1, mLynCan4.pri.v2, whole genome shotgun sequence genomic DNA:
- the ANXA5 gene encoding annexin A5, which yields MAQVKGTVTPFPGFDERADAETLRKAMKGLGTDEESILTLLTSRSNAQRQEIATAFKTLFGRDLLDDLKSELTGKFEKLIVALMKPSRLYDAYELKHALKGAGTNEKVLTEIIASRTPEELRAIKQVYEEEYGSSLEDDVVGDTSGYYQRMLVVLLQANRDPDARIDEAQVEQDAQALFQAGELKWGTDEEKFITIFGTRSVSHLRRVFDKYMTISGFQIEETIDRETSGNLEQLLLAVVKSIRSIPAYLAETLYYAMKGAGTDDHTLIRVVVSRSEIDLFNIRKEFRKNFATSLYSMIKGDTSGDYKKALLLLCGGEDD from the exons ATGGCACAG GTTAAGGGCACTGTGACTCCCTTCCCTGGATTTGATGAGCGGGCTGATGCAGAAACTCTTCGGAAGGCCATGAAAGGCCTGG GCACCGATGAGGAGAGCATCTTGACTCTGTTGACATCCCGAAGCAATGCTCAACGTCAGGAAATCGCCACAGCTTTTAAAACTCTGTTTGGCAGG GATCTTCTGGATGACCTGAAATCAGAACTgactggaaaatttgaaaaattaatcgTGGCTCTGATGAAACCCTCTCGGCTTTATGATGCCTATGAACTAAAGCATGCTCTTAAG GGAGCTGGGACAAATGAAAAGGTACTGACAGAAATTATTGCTTCGAGGACACCTGAAGAACTGagagccataaaacaagtctaCGAAGAAG AATATGGCTCAAGCCTGGAAGATGACGTGGTTGGGGATACATCAGGGTACTACCAGAGGATGTTGGTGGTTCTCCTTCAG GCTAATAGAGACCCTGATGCTAGAATTGATGAAGCACAAGTTGAACAAGATGCTCAG GCTTTGTTTCAAGCTGGAGAACTGAAATGGGGGACAGATGAAGAAAAGTTTATCACCATCTTTGGAACACGAAGTGTGTCTCATTTGAGAAGgg tGTTTGATAAATACATGACTATATCAGGATTCCAAATTGAGGAAACTATTGACCGAGAGACTTCTGGTAATTTGGAGCAACTACTCCTTGCTGTTG tgaaaTCTATTCGAAGCATACCTGCCTACCTTGCAGAAACCCTCTACTATGCTATGAAG GGAGCTGGGACAGATGATCATACCCTCATCAGAGTCGTGGTGTCCAGGAGCGAGATTGATTTGTTTAACATTAGGAAGGAGTTCCGGAAGAATTTTGCCACCTCTCTTTATTCCATGATTAAG GGTGATACGTCTGGGGACTATAAGAAAGCCCTCTTGCTGCTGTGTGGGGGAGAAGATGACTGA